ACACACCATCTGTTTGGATGGCTCAGGACTTGTCGGACAAGCGAGCATGCAACACAATGAATAAGAGGGAAATGCTGAGTTGAACTCAGGTCGATATGACTGTCCACCACACAAATTATTACAGTACATAGAACAACAGCACTGTAACTTACTGTATCCGTACAGGGCCGATGGATGAGAAGCTTTGTACCAGTCCTAAACCGATGTGTGCCCAATGAACTTTCATTGATGATTCGGAAGACACTCCACTATGGTTGTGTTTGTCGAAACCTCCATCTTTTCATATCAAGGATCTCGCATACGGATACAAGCCCCAGGCTTCATGGGATGGGTTGGAAGGAATCCAACATGTGCATAAAGGTGTGCAGGTCAATCCCACAAGGCTTTCAGGAACGACGCACTCATCAGCCGCCTTTGTTGATGTCCCTCCTGGCTGAGCAGGTTTCGCTACAAgtctcattctcatcatttcCATTTCCATTCAATCCCCATCTCAATATCAAAACCAATACCGCAAGTATCCCTTGAGCAAGGTCCCGCCGCCGCTTACAAGGCCCCCGTCAGGCCCGCCCACAGCGTCGAGCACGGCACCGACCGGGCGACCCCTAGGGCGTTCCAGGGGCGACTTTGAACGAATTTGATGCTCCATTAACAATTGAGCTGGGGGCTTAGAATGCAGTTGATGAATGGTAGGTTCCAGCACCCAGGACTCCGCTATCTAGCGGACTTGGGTCCAATagagcttgaagaggagTGGAGGAAACTTGAGAGTTTTAGCGGCGAGTGAGGGGCGTGTGGCTTTTGGGCCATGGGGGCGTGTGATAGCCGTAATAATAGCAGCTAACACAAGGCAAAgcacctcacctcacctcacgGATACCGGGGTTGTCGCTGGGTGCGGTGTCAGCTGGAGAGCGCCACGATGGCCCTGGTCTAGTCCGTAGTAGCAGGTCTAGCAGAGGCTCGCGACATGGCCGACACAGGATTGTCATGTCGGTGGTACCGGGCTTTGTATGGGTTTGTCTGAGAACCAACAAGTATAGCCATACATGCCCGGCTAGTACCACAGGACACGGAGCGCAACCTGGCCTAGGGACGGCCGGGCGGGTGTGCGTGTGCAATGTCTTGTCTGAGTCTGAAATCTGAGAATATGAATGAGTGAAAGAGTGAGTGAGTtagtgagtgagtgagagTGAATGACCGAAAGAGTACATACAAATGTACTTACTCTCGGCCAACGGAACGGCAGCCCATGACCCCAttgagtctgagtctgaTCCAGGGCATCACCTCCAAGGATGGTACTTCTAAACCTTAGTCGGTCCAGTGGTGAGATCAAGTACTTTAATGGGGCTATCAGTGGGAGAGCAGGGGCTCCACCTTACTGGGACTGCCCTGGGCTGGCTGGGTCTGGGTTTGAACTGGGGACGGACACCCCTACTTTCTACTCCCTACGCTAGGTACAGTAGGTACTCTACGCTAAGTGCGCTATACTATACTGGGCTGCGTCTAGGAGAGAGAACCACACTTGCTTGACGAACGACGAGACTACCAAGTCTAATCCAAGTGAATGGAAGTTAACTACCTTACAGGACTGTCTGTACATACACGCACACAACCACCAGCCATGGACTGACTGAGCCCATTCCGTTgttgcttctttttcttctttccttttcctgttcctgttcctatttcctctctcttcttttccttcctagctacctacctatcCAAACTTCCCAACCTGGGAGTCCTCCTCCAAGACCAtactcaacctcaacatccatcttcaAAGCGAATACAACTGCTCTCCAGCCGCAGCAAGCTTATACTAGCTATCTTTCTAGTAGCTTTGTCCTCGCCGTCCGATCTCATAAACGAACAATCACTCTGCCATCCAGGAAACGAACGATCTCCGCCGAATTTCTTCGCTTTGAGCCGGTCTACTGCGAGTACACTGCCAGTCTGTGCCAGTCGAACATGGCACTGGCCCTCCTAGAGTATCTATAGACCACATTATTCTCGACACACTCATTCACCGATTTTATCTCCGGGCTCTCAATATAAAACGAATGAAAGCTTCGGCGGGGCAAAGTCAATTGTTCTTTTGCCGGCACAATAGGTCAACACGCAGTGACGCAGTGGGGCTTGCTTTGGGAGAGTGAAGCTTTCACAACATACCCAACCCCGGGTTAACCTCGAATTTGGCGATTGCGCCTATTGCCTCGCCCAACAGCAAGCAGGCGAAACGCATAGGTCTCCATGTCGGCTGGTACATTGCTTGGGACCTTGAACtttcctccttcacctcCCCACGGCTCAGGCAGCCGGGAACCTAGCTTTCCTTCAAGTATACAACTGCCAAAGCTGCACTCTCGATTCGATAACACTCCGTCATCGCGAAACGGGCTTAGGACTCCCCCGACTGACGAAATGAGTACTGTCTTTCAGCCCCAGCTGGCTTCATGGGAGAATCACGCTATTCACAACTATCCTGCTGCAGCGCCTCAAACTGCCCGACCTGCAGCTCCTGTAACCGATGCGAGAGCACCTCAATACTACAGATATTCCAcacagcaacaagaccaccagcagcagcagcagcaacaaccgCAACCACAAACCACATATAGCCATTACTACCAACATGAGCAATCGACACAACCTACACAACCTCAGCTTGATTTACATCCCACTTCCCAAGTCTCTCAACAACGAAATGGATCAATCTCAGCAGAGTCGCAGGCCGTGGGGCAGACCGTCAGGCCTTCAACGCCTGCATCGACTGCGTCAGGTAGCAAGGACGAGTCCGAGTCGCTTGTTTATCATAGCCTGCAAATCCCCAAGTGCATCAGTCCTTCAGGTGGAAACCTCGCCGATTTCGCTGCTCAGGTATGCGATCTCAAACACATGTCGTGAAATTCTCAAATTTGCTAACGGGAATAGATGACTTGCTTGTTCTGGTTCGAATCTATTGAGGAACTCAAGCAGGCCGAGTCGATCCGTGTTAGAGGCCCCAATGCCCTCATCCCTCGGTTACCGTCTCTCGCCAAACCCTACGACCAATTTCGGAAGTGGGTGTACAGCGTTTTGTCGACGACACAGGTGACCCAAAATGTCATCCTATTGGCATTGTTATTCATCTACCGATTGAAGATGTCAACTCCTCAAATCAAAGGTCGTGCCGGCAGTGAATATCGATTGTTGACTGTGGCCCTCATGCTCGGGAACAAATGTAAGTGAAGAGTTAACATGGGTGTCAGACATCAACTGACCTTGTCACAGTCTTGGATGATAACACCTACACGAACAAGACCTGGGCCGAAGTGTCATGCTTCAATGTGCAGGAGATCCATGTCATGGAGGTGGAGTTTCTGAGCAACATGCGATACAATTTGGTTGCTACAAAGGAACAATGGGAGGGCTGGTTGGACAAGCTTTCCTGCTTCCACGAGTACTACGAGCGAGCTGTGCGATTGCCAGCATCCCCGATTCATATTCCTTCACCAACAAACAAGTCTCTTCACTCACCTGTCGCTTCACCGACGGGTATGATGCAGCCCACCGCCAATCTCCCTACTCCGGCTGTTACAACGACCAACTACTCACCTACCTCGAGTCACTCTCAGAACTGGTCTGCATACCACTCGAACACCGTCTCTCCATTGGCTACCAAGCCCAACCTGCAGTTCCCTGTCTCACGGAAGCGAAGTCCCGAGGAAGAGATTATGGAACACCCCGCGAAGCGACTTGTTCCTCCTGGACGAGCTCCAGCTGCCGCTATGGTCCAAGCTGTCAACCCACGGTCCAATGGAATCATTGAGCCGGCGAGGCTGCCTGTTCCTCATCTTACTGTCATGACCGGACAACCCCAGATGCAGCCTCAAACCCAGCCTACATTGACACCCTTCAACAACGGCAATGTCAATATCAACGGGTATCCTCAGCCTACACAGCAGGTTGCCCAGCCTGTTCACGTCTCACTTCCTCCATTGCAGACCGGTATGCGAGCCATGTCAACAGTCTACCCATCAGGCCCCGCGGCTATGGTACAGAAGCAATCGCTTCCCGCAACAACGGGTGTCACCATGGCGCAAGCTGGCTTTCCTACTCAGGCACCTGTTAACTTCGGTACACCAAACAAGCAGCACAGTCCTGGACGTCTGGGTCCCTTCAACTCATCGCCTCTAGCTGAGGCATACGGTCCAGCATCGGCTGTTCACACTCCTATGGTGCACACTCCCATTTCTAACTCGCCGAGTGTCTTCCTGCAACAGCGACCTAGTCCGTACAAACCTGTGCGCCATGTTAATACGCTTTTGTGTCCCCCACCTTCGGCCTCACTTGAGCAATACCACCTCGCTGTGCCTGTTCCCCCGACACAGATGCACTATCAGCCACTGGGACGACGAAACGACCTGCGAACTGGCATTGTCCCAGAATTTATGGTCTATAACCGCAGTCACCCGCAGAACCTCCCCCCTCACGGACTCGCTCAGGGACACTACCCGTCTTAGGGATGGCAGGGTTACCCTGCGATCGTTCATGAATCTCACCACACCACACGGCGTAAGCCTCAGCTCTGAGGCCATTTCAACTCGGCATCTGAAGTATAATTCGCATTTTTGTTCACGGATCATTGCATCCTTGTTTTTATGAAGTTAGATTTTTGGGGTCGGATTTGCATCACAGCATCGCATGGCATGGGCGTTTGGAAGGAAAGAAATAGGCCAGGGTTCAACAGTCTCCCGGATAGGACTACATAAGGAAATGGATCAGGACATCAGGGCTTTCGGTCGCATTTGGCTTGGAGTTTGGcttgtttttttttaaagCGATGAATGCTGCGAGGCCATATAGGTTGGCAATGAAGCATGTTTCACGATGTATCGGGCTTCTTAACGGAAAGCTCATCATATCGCAGCGTTCATCCAGCATCGGATTTCTCTGCATGACGTCGGCGTCAACATTGCCTGTATATAAACGGACGCGCAGGACGTCAGTTATGACTCTTAGAATAGATCACAATCAACAGAGGGTTCTGCCAAAAGTGCCAACCCCGTGCTCATACACCACAGTTTGGAATACACCATGAGCACTTTACTCAGGATCATGTTTCTGATGTCGTGGATGTGCCTGGAACCTTCCTGTTCATCGGTGGCATTGTGATGAGACAACATGTGCGCTTATAAGTTCTATGTGACTCGACGGTGTGGGACTATGGTGTGCCCGAGTGTGGTTTTACTCGCTGGCACTTATGCGATTGTTAGGTGCTCCTGTCATGACATACAATTTACACTTTGGCTTTTCTGAAGTGGTTTTGAAAACATGTCATTGGATCAAGCGATAGCCAGCCACTTAACTGCAGCAACATAAACTCTCCGACGATTGAGTCTCGTCTTTTTAAATCTGACTACACCGTATAACCAAACTATGCCGCCGCAGACTTGTTAGGGGCTAGAATATGATTCAGTATATAGGTTTTGCTCTAGGGTATGCACCAAACAGAAGTGGTGAAATCTCGGGAAACCCAGCTTCGGCAGAAGTACATGGAAAACTTTCCAGGAAGCAGTATTGCTGAAACCTTGTCAATTAGAAGGTTTTAATTTGATAATGTAGCCAAGGTCATGTACCTTtgctgcctctgcctctgcctctgaaATTATAGGTCTTGACCATGGTTCTGTTACACATTTCCAGGGGGTATATCACTGGCAAACAGGGCACGATGCGCTCCCTACAGCAACGCCAAGAAACGGACCAATCATATAACACATCAGCCACTTTTTAAACGCCTTACTTCCCCACCTCTGCCACTTTCCCACAACAACGGCACAGCAACGAGATCCTCCGCTCGCTCCACTTTGTCTCTGCTGACCTTCACTCATCTCTCTCGCCTGAGCCTAAAGCGCAGCAGAGGCATGCAACACATTCGCTTCGATACCCCGAATTAAACCATCGCAGTCGTCGCGTCGCATCGCATCTGTTtcgttcttggtgttttcgaTCCGACCGGTTttcttgtctcttctctcgttTTCAAGTTTGGTTCTTTAGCCGCTAGGTCGAAGAAAGGGGGCGCCGACGAGCCAACGGTCAAGGACGAGACATTTGCTACCCGACCAAG
This DNA window, taken from Fusarium oxysporum f. sp. lycopersici 4287 chromosome 7, whole genome shotgun sequence, encodes the following:
- a CDS encoding hypothetical protein (At least one base has a quality score < 10), with translation MTCLFWFESIEELKQAESIRVRGPNALIPRLPSLAKPYDQFRKWVYSVLSTTQVTQNVILLALLFIYRLKMSTPQIKGRAGSEYRLLTVALMLGNKFLDDNTYTNKTWAEVSCFNVQEIHVMEVEFLSNMRYNLVATKEQWEGWLDKLSCFHEYYERAVRLPASPIHIPSPTNKSLHSPVASPTGMMQPTANLPTPAVTTTNYSPTSSHSQNWSAYHSNTVSPLATKPNLQFPVSRKRSPEEEIMEHPAKRLVPPGRAPAAAMVQAVNPRSNGIIEPARLPVPHLTVMTGQPQMQPQTQPTLTPFNNGNVNINGYPQPTQQVAQPVHVSLPPLQTGMRAMSTVYPSGPAAMVQKQSLPATTGVTMAQAGFPTQAPVNFGTPNKQHSPGRLGPFNSSPLAEAYGPASAVHTPMVHTPISNSPSVFLQQRPSPYKPVRHVNTLLCPPPSASLEQYHLAVPVPPTQMHYQPLGRRNDLRTGIVPEFMVYNRSHPQNLPPHGLAQGHYPS
- a CDS encoding hypothetical protein (At least one base has a quality score < 10), with the translated sequence MSAGTLLGTLNFPPSPPHGSGSREPSFPSSIQLPKLHSRFDNTPSSRNGLRTPPTDEMSTVFQPQLASWENHAIHNYPAAAPQTARPAAPVTDARAPQYYRYSTQQQDHQQQQQQQPQPQTTYSHYYQHEQSTQPTQPQLDLHPTSQVSQQRNGSISAESQAVGQTVRPSTPASTASGSKDESESLVYHSLQIPKCISPSGGNLADFAAQMTCLFWFESIEELKQAESIRVRGPNALIPRLPSLAKPYDQFRKWVYSVLSTTQVTQNVILLALLFIYRLKMSTPQIKGRAGSEYRLLTVALMLGNKFLDDNTYTNKTWAEVSCFNVQEIHVMEVEFLSNMRYNLVATKEQWEGWLDKLSCFHEYYERAVRLPASPIHIPSPTNKSLHSPVASPTGMMQPTANLPTPAVTTTNYSPTSSHSQNWSAYHSNTVSPLATKPNLQFPVSRKRSPEEEIMEHPAKRLVPPGRAPAAAMVQAVNPRSNGIIEPARLPVPHLTVMTGQPQMQPQTQPTLTPFNNGNVNINGYPQPTQQVAQPVHVSLPPLQTGMRAMSTVYPSGPAAMVQKQSLPATTGVTMAQAGFPTQAPVNFGTPNKQHSPGRLGPFNSSPLAEAYGPASAVHTPMVHTPISNSPSVFLQQRPSPYKPVRHVNTLLCPPPSASLEQYHLAVPVPPTQMHYQPLGRRNDLRTGIVPEFMVYNRSHPQNLPPHGLAQGHYPS